From one Saccharomyces cerevisiae S288C chromosome XVI, complete sequence genomic stretch:
- the SDD4 gene encoding Sdd4p (Putative transcription factor, as suggested by computational analysis; green fluorescent protein (GFP)-fusion protein localizes to both the cytoplasm and the nucleus and is induced in response to the DNA-damaging agent MMS; overproduction of a truncation allele suppresses lethality due to expression of the dominant PET9 allele AAC2-A128P), translating to MHGKELAGRLRKRENDNDLSPNSSSSPAERFRCPHPECNKTFSRQEHLSRHKLNHWPKEIYVCSYVLPTTNAPCNKTFVRKDLLIRHEKRHSKVKNRLSRPSKDQISSSNKDFSKNAPYNPSEVPLSTQSGTSTINLIKNSVNPPPSITQESKFRPFLQQAQQPQQVQQSQQPQQIQQLQQLQFPQQLRAPLQQPMLQQQMHPQQASPTFPSYDPRIRNNGQNGNQFFNLIFDNRTGVNGFEVDAANNNGNGNDQNMNINPAVQQQRYQDRNFASSSYQQPLQPLTQDQQQEQYFQQQKLAQQQQQQQQQQQQQQQLPPQNPFGDPLTSSSSGANLSVMQDLFSTNFLNSDPLQSFMQELSEAPQVSIEDTFSDKNTIPPNEKPVQQDEGFQNPPVMFELPQDNIKIPKAQPKFNDNPSTSVKDNLSSQKLNINELKRRSSKDSGVGNNSSLNYKEQLRHSMKSVPSFFHPDPLTKYKISKEKCQEMFSFVPELRYVSIESIHKSLKSFWLNFHPQYGLLHKPSFHVDKQPAILNLALIMTGASFLGSEYREQISDPICGPLRWIIFSHADFQPPSKTYIIQSLLLVEGYEKTSTNRYLHERSFLHHGTTIQLLRRTPSLGGHPLMVKTGKTSGENSIQDPQEVYKRWIDFEMLKRIAFYAFYMDTTHAVVFGYWNLFINSNQIQLTLPCPDQVWESYDLSYETLMEHGYGSTKRDENNTFLSALMQLMKNVIQILRNNNIRRNKVNNGGIESTPTDLESTTDWNIQSLFGKKILLAGIISILFQCQEEVNGDYFITNFRGGITDHLGLSWKDILSFAMNYWLHEVQKSCTDPKACRISTPSEETLTNRKIDEDNGDGLCDDDLDLLSSDNPSNCKIPVIHISQIVLRILHHDYYIYAGAPWRMNVPIGRDEYDMISRRILQFAKDPYNGGVAVVYAFQFLFEMFIIKENNVPTVVKSYNINSDPVITRPYAIALTSLLIWSCNFALHGCEVSIWDNTEASKDECFQPDDSNGGNILGNTDNNGSTIANNNLKEKNNYIPIESFEVYLLRMYRNLYVDSSLDVVSFQNDVWAKASLLQHISNTHFLCGMMQFMRDIFNKSYWDLGREFGKLFDNCLERSLGKTSPTCHNMFDV from the coding sequence ATGCACGGCAAAGAGTTGGCTGGCAGGCTCCGGAAAAGGGAAAATGATAACGATTTATCACCAAATTCAAGCTCTTCTCCTGCTGAAAGATTTAGGTGTCCACATCCCGAATGTAATAAAACTTTCTCACGTCAGGAACATTTATCAAGACACAAGCTAAACCACTGGCCGAAAGAGATATATGTTTGTTCTTACGTGCTTCCTACTACAAATGCGCCTTGCAATAAAACGTTTGTAAGGAAAGATTTACTGATCAGACATGAAAAGAGGCATTCAAAGGTGAAAAACAGATTAAGTCGGCCAAGCAAGGACCAGATTTCCTCATCAAATAAGGACTTCTCCAAAAATGCACCATATAATCCCAGTGAAGTACCCCTTTCTACGCAAAGTGGAACTTCTACGATTAacttaataaaaaattctgtGAATCCACCACCATCTATCACACAAGAATCAAAATTTcgtccttttcttcaacaggCTCAACAACCTCAACAGGTTCAGCAATCACAACAACCACAACAAATTCAACAACTGCAGCAACTTCAATTCCCGCAGCAACTGCGGGCACCATTGCAACAACCTATGTTGCAGCAACAAATGCATCCACAGCAAGCAAGTCCTACTTTTCCATCGTATGATCCTCGAATAAGGAACAACGGTCAAAATGGtaatcaattttttaatttgatatttgataaCCGTACAGGCGTTAATGGTTTTGAAGTGGATGCAGCGAATAACAACGGTAATGGCAATGACCAAAATATGAATATCAATCCAGCCGTGCAGCAGCAACGATATCAAGACAGAAATTTTGCAAGTAGTTCATATCAGCAGCCACTCCAGCCACTTACCCAGGATCAACAACAGGAACAGTACTTTCAGCAGCAAAAGCTTGCccaacagcaacagcaacagcaacagcaacaacaacaacaacaacaattaCCACCCCAGAATCCATTTGGAGATCCATTAACATCTTCCTCTAGCGGTGCTAATTTGTCAGTTATGCAGGACCTTTTTTctacaaattttttgaacagcGACCCATTACAATCTTTCATGCAAGAACTTTCTGAAGCCCCGCAAGTAAGTATTGAAGATACATTTTCTGACAAGAATACAATCCCACCTAATGAAAAACCTGTTCAACAAGACGAAGGGTTCCAGAATCCTCCAGTTATGTTTGAGTTACCACAAGATAACATTAAAATTCCCAAAGCACAACCGAAGTTCAACGATAACCCCAGTACTTCAGTGAAGGACAATCTTTCCAGTCAGAAGCTTAATATCAACGAGCTAAAACGGAGATCATCTAAAGATTCAGGAGTAGGAAACAATTCCTCTCTGAACTACAAGGAACAGTTGCGTCACTCTATGAAAAGTGTCCCGTCATTTTTCCATCCGGATCCCTTAACAAAGTATAAgatatcaaaagaaaaatgtcaagaaatgttttcatttgttCCAGAATTACGCTATGTCTCTATTGAATCTATACACAAATCGTTAAAATCCTTCTGGTTGAACTTCCATCCACAATACGGTCTGCTTCACAAACCCTCTTTTCACGTTGATAAACAGCCTgcaattttgaatttggcACTAATTATGACTGGCGCAAGTTTTTTGGGAAGCGAGTATCGTGAACAGATTAGTGACCCAATTTGTGGTCCTCTAAGAtggataattttttctcatgCTGATTTTCAACCACCTTCTAAAACCTACATCATTCAAAGTTTATTATTAGTCGAAGGATATGAAAAAACAAGTACGAACAGGTATTTACATGAAAGGTCTTTTTTACATCACGGAACGACCATTCAATTGCTAAGGCGAACGCCCTCTTTAGGCGGCCATCCCTTAATGGTCAAAACCGGCAAAACCTCTGGGGAAAATTCAATTCAAGACCCACAAGAAGTTTATAAAAGATGgattgattttgaaatgttgaaaagaatagcTTTCTACGCATTTTATATGGACACTACACATGCTGTAGTGTTTGGATACTGgaatttatttattaatagCAATCAGATTCAACTAACTTTACCCTGTCCAGATCAAGTGTGGGAATCTTATGATTTGAGCTATGAAACTCTGATGGAGCATGGGTATGGCAGCACAAAGAGAGATGAGAATAATACATTTTTGTCTGCGTTAATgcaattaatgaaaaatgtcATTCAAATCTTAcgaaataataatatacGGAGAAACAAAGTCAACAATGGTGGAATAGAGAGTACCCCTACAGACTTGGAAAGCACTACAGATTGGAATATTCAGAGtctttttggtaaaaagaTTCTTTTGGCGGGGATAATTTCGATCTTATTTCAATGTCAAGAGGAAGTTAATGGTGACTATTTCATTACTAACTTTAGGGGCGGAATCACTGATCATTTAGGCCTTTCATGGaaagatattttatcatttgcAATGAACTATTGGCTTCACGAAGTTCAGAAAAGCTGCACTGATCCGAAAGCATGTAGGATAAGTACTCCATCTGAGGAGACACTAACgaacagaaaaattgacGAGGATAATGGAGATGGACTAtgtgatgatgatttggaCTTGCTTTCCTCCGATAATCCGTCAAATTGTAAAATTCCCGTTATTCATATCTCTCAAATTGTCCTACGTATTCTTCATCATGATTATTACATATATGCAGGAGCACCTTGGAGAATGAATGTACCAATTGGTCGCGATGAATATGACATGATCAGTCGCAGGATTCTCCAGTTCGCTAAGGACCCCTACAATGGGGGTGTAGCTGTAGTCTATGCCTTCCAGTTCTTATTTGAAATGTTTATCATTAAGGAAAATAACGTTCCAACCGTAGTGAAGAGCTACAATATAAATTCTGATCCTGTGATTACTAGACCCTATGCGATTGCATTAACTTCACTCCTAATTTGGTCTTGTAATTTTGCATTACATGGCTGTGAAGTTAGCATATGGGATAATACAGAAGCCTCAAAGGATGAATGCTTTCAACCAGATGACAGCAATGGTGGAAACATTCTAGGCAATACTGATAATAATGGATCGACGATTGCAAACAACAAtttaaaggaaaagaacaattacATTCCAATAGAAAGTTTTGAAGTTTACCTATTGAGAATGTATCGGAACTTATATGTGGATAGCTCACTCGATGTAGTTAGCTTTCAGAATGACGTTTGGGCAAAAGCGAGTTTACTTCAACATATTTCTAATACCCACTTTCTATGCGGGATGATGCAGTTTATGAGAgatattttcaacaagAGCTACTGGGATTTAGGGCGCGAATTCGGAAAACTCTTCGATAATTGTTTGGAAAGGAGCCTAGGGAAAACGTCACCCACTTGTCATAACATGTTTGATGTTTAG
- the EAF3 gene encoding Eaf3p (Component of the Rpd3S histone deacetylase complex; Esa1p-associated factor, nonessential component of the NuA4 acetyltransferase complex, homologous to Drosophila dosage compensation protein MSL3; plays a role in regulating Ty1 transposition), with translation MVDLEQEFALGGRCLAFHGPLMYEAKILKIWDPSSKMYTSIPNDKPGGSSQATKEIKPQKLGEDESIPEEIINGKCFFIHYQGWKSSWDEWVGYDRIRAYNEENIAMKKRLANEAKEAKKSLLEQQKKKKLSTSLGGPSNGGKRKGDSRSNASISKSTSQSFLTSSVSGRKSGRSSANSLHPGSSLRSSSDQNGNDDRRRSSSLSPNMLHHIAGYPTPKISLQIPIKLKSVLVDDWEYVTKDKKICRLPADVTVEMVLNKYEHEVSQELESPGSQSQLSEYCAGLKLYFDKCLGNMLLYRLERLQYDELLKKSSKDQKPLVPIRIYGAIHLLRLISVLPELISSTTMDLQSCQLLIKQTEDFLVWLLMHVDEYFNDKDPNRSDDALYVNTSSQYEGVALGM, from the coding sequence ATGGTTGATTTGGAGCAGGAATTTGCGCTCGGTGGGCGGTGTCTGGCATTCCATGGTCCTCTTATGTATGAAGCAAAGATCTTGAAAATATGGGATCCATCTTCGAAAATGTATACCAGCATTCCTAATGACAAGCCAGGTGGTAGTTCACAAGCAACTAAGGAAATAAAGCCACAAAAGCTGGGAGAAGATGAAAGCATTCCAGAAGAGATCATTAATGGGAAGTGTTTTTTCATACATTACCAAGGCTGGAAGTCGAGTTGGGATGAGTGGGTTGGATATGATAGGATACGGGCCTACAATGAAGAGAATATTGccatgaaaaaaagactGGCGAACGAGGCGAAAGAAGCTAAGAAATCGTTACTGGAAcagcagaaaaaaaagaagctcTCCACTAGTCTGGGAGGGCCTAGTAATggtggaaaaagaaagggaGACAGCCGCTCGAATGCTAGTATAAGTAAGAGCACTTCACAGAGTTTTTTAACATCTTCAGTGAGCGGCAGGAAAAGCGGAAGAAGTTCCGCTAATTCCCTCCATCCTGGCAGCTCTTTGCGCTCGTCATCCGACCAAAATGGGAATGATGACCGCAGAAGATCTTCTTCGCTATCGCCAAATATGCTACATCATATTGCCGGCTATCCAACCCCCAAGATTTCCCTTCAAATTCCcataaaattgaagagCGTGTTAGTCGACGATTGGGAATACGTAACGaaggacaaaaaaatttgcagACTACCCGCTGATGTGACGGTAGAGATGGTACTGAATAAATACGAACATGAAGTGAGTCAAGAATTGGAATCGCCAGGGTCCCAGTCACAGTTGAGCGAATACTGTGCCGGTCTCAAGTTGTATTTTGACAAGTGCCTGGGTAATATGCTTTTATATAGGTTGGAACGGCTGCAATATGACGAActtctgaaaaaatcatcGAAGGATCAAAAGCCACTAGTACCAATTAGAATTTATGGGGCTATCCATCTGTTAAGGTTGATAAGTGTTTTACCAGAGCTGATCTCGTCTACTACAATGGATCTACAAAGCTGTCAGCTTTTAATCAAACAAACCGAAGACTTCTTGGTTTGGTTGTTGATGCATGTGGACGAATACTTCAATGACAAGGATCCAAATAGAAGTGACGATGCTCTGTATGTAAATACGTCTAGCCAATACGAAGGAGTGGCTTTAGGTATGTGA
- the YME1 gene encoding i-AAA protease YME1 (Catalytic subunit of i-AAA protease complex; complex is located in mitochondrial inner membrane; responsible for degradation of unfolded or misfolded mitochondrial gene products; serves as nonconventional translocation motor to pull PNPase into intermembrane space; also has role in intermembrane space protein folding; mutation causes elevated rate of mitochondrial turnover; human homolog YME1L1 can complement yeast null mutant), with product MNVSKILVSPTVTTNVLRIFAPRLPQIGASLLVQKKWALRSKKFYRFYSEKNSGEMPPKKEADSSGKASNKSTISSIDNSQPPPPSNTNDKTKQANVAVSHAMLATREQEANKDLTSPDAQAAFYKLLLQSNYPQYVVSRFETPGIASSPECMELYMEALQRIGRHSEADAVRQNLLTASSAGAVNPSLASSSSNQSGYHGNFPSMYSPLYGSRKEPLHVVVSESTFTVVSRWVKWLLVFGILTYSFSEGFKYITENTTLLKSSEVADKSVDVAKTNVKFDDVCGCDEARAELEEIVDFLKDPTKYESLGGKLPKGVLLTGPPGTGKTLLARATAGEAGVDFFFMSGSEFDEVYVGVGAKRIRDLFAQARSRAPAIIFIDELDAIGGKRNPKDQAYAKQTLNQLLVELDGFSQTSGIIIIGATNFPEALDKALTRPGRFDKVVNVDLPDVRGRADILKHHMKKITLADNVDPTIIARGTPGLSGAELANLVNQAAVYACQKNAVSVDMSHFEWAKDKILMGAERKTMVLTDAARKATAFHEAGHAIMAKYTNGATPLYKATILPRGRALGITFQLPEMDKVDITKRECQARLDVCMGGKIAEELIYGKDNTTSGCGSDLQSATGTARAMVTQYGMSDDVGPVNLSENWESWSNKIRDIADNEVIELLKDSEERARRLLTKKNVELHRLAQGLIEYETLDAHEIEQVCKGEKLDKLKTSTNTVVEGPDSDERKDIGDDKPKIPTMLNA from the coding sequence ATGAACGTTTCAAAAATACTTGTGTCGCCCACGGTCACGACAAATGTTTTACGCATATTTGCTCCCAGGCTACCTCAAATCGGTGCTTCTTTGttagttcaaaaaaaatgggcCTTAAGATCAAAGAAGTTCTACCGTTTTTATTCTGAAAAGAATAGCGGTGAAATGCCTCCTAAGAAGGAAGCTGATAGCTCTGGAAAGGCATCCAATAAATCCACGATATCTTCAATCGACAATTCGCAACCACCACCTCCATCGAACACTAATGATAAAACCAAACAAGCGAACGTAGCTGTGTCACATGCTATGCTAGCAACTAGAGAACAAGAGGCCAATAAAGACTTAACGAGTCCTGATGCACAAGCAGCCTTTTACAAACTTCTCTTACAATCAAACTACCCGCAATACGTGGTCTCTAGGTTTGAGACCCCCGGTATTGCGTCATCGCCTGAATGCATGGAACTGTACATGGAGGCCCTGCAGAGGATAGGCAGACACTCGGAGGCTGATGCCGTTAGACAAAACCTACTGACAGCCAGCTCTGCTGGCGCAGTTAACCCATCATTggcgtcatcttcatcaaacCAGTCAGGTTATCATGGTAACTTTCCATCGATGTATTCTCCGCTTTATGGATCTCGCAAAGAGCCACTACATGTTGTCGTATCTGAATCAACTTTTACTGTTGTATCGAGATGGGTAAAGTGGCTGCTTGTTTTCGGTATCTTAACCTACTCTTTTTCTGAAGGTTTTAAATACATCACAGAAAATACAACGCTACTAAAGTCGTCAGAAGTAGCCGACAAATCAGTTGATGTAGCTAAGACAAATGTTAAATTTGATGATGTCTGCGGTTGTGATGAGGCCCGTGCggaattggaagaaattgttGATTTCCTGAAAGATCCAACTAAGTACGAGTCCTTGGGTGGTAAACTACCAAAGGGTGTACTGTTGACTGGACCTCCTGGTACAGGTAAAACTTTGTTGGCTAGGGCCACTGCCGGAGAGGCTGGTGtagattttttctttatgtCAGGTTctgaatttgatgaagtTTACGTCGGTGTTGGTGCTAAACGTATCCGTGATTTGTTTGCTCAAGCGCGTTCTCGTGCACCAgctattatttttattgatgaattagaTGCCATCGGTGGTAAGCGTAATCCAAAGGACCAAGCTTACGCCAAACAAACGTTGAATCAGTTATTGGTCGAATTAGATGGTTTCTCACAAACAAGTGgaattattattattggtgCCACAAATTTCCCTGAGGCTTTAGATAAGGCGTTAACTAGACCAGGTAGATTTGATAAGGTTGTGAATGTGGATTTGCCAGATGTTCGTGGTCGTGCTGATATTTTAAAGCATCACATGAAGAAGATTACATTGGCAGACAATGTGGATCCAACTATTATTGCGCGTGGTACCCCCGGTTTATCAGGCGCTGAGCTGGCAAATTTAGTCAACCAAGCAGCAGTTTACGCGTGTCAAAAAAATGCTGTTTCCGTTGATATGTCCCACTTCGAGTGGGCTAAGGATAAGATATTGATGGGTGCTGAGAGAAAGACTATGGTCTTAACAGATGCAGCCAGAAAGGCCACTGCTTTCCACGAGGCTGGACATGCCATTATGGCCAAATACACCAATGGTGCTACCCCGCTATACAAGGCCACGATATTGCCTAGAGGTAGGGCATTGGGTAttacttttcaattgcCAGAAATGGATAAGGTCGACATCACCAAAAGGGAGTGTCAAGCCAGACTGGACGTGTGCATGGGGGGCAAAATTGCAGAAGAATTAATTTATGGTAAAGATAACACCACAAGTGGTTGTGGGTCTGACTTGCAAAGCGCCACCGGCACAGCAAGGGCTATGGTTACTCAATATGGTATGAGTGATGATGTAGGTCCCGTTAACTTGTCAGAAAATTGGGAATCTTGGTCTAATAAGATTCGCGATATTGCTGATAATGAAGTGATTGAACTTTTGAAGGACTCCGAGGAAAGAGCAAGAAGACTATTAACTAAGAAAAATGTTGAGCTACATAGACTTGCGCAAGGTCTTATTGAATATGAAACTCTAGATGCCCACGAAATCGAACAAGTTTGTAAAGGTGAAAAACTGGACAAACTGAAAACTTCCACCAATACAGTCGTAGAAGGACCAGACAGTGATGAACGTAAAGATATAGGCGATGATAAACCCAAAATTCCTACAATGTTAAATGCATGA
- the CCL1 gene encoding TFIIH complex kinase subunit CCL1 (Cyclin partner of the cyclin-dependent kinase (CDK) Kin28p; regulates the activity of Kin28p, a TFIIH-associated carboxy-terminal domain (CTD) kinase that facilitates recruitment of mRNA 5'-capping and polyadenylation factors to the RNAPII holoenzyme complex, and has a minor role in RNAPII transcription; subunit of TFIIK, a TFIIH subassembly; human homolog CCNH allows growth of a yeast ccl1 temperature-sensitive mutant at restrictive temperature), protein MTDIQLNGKSTLDTPSATMSAKEKEAKLKSADENNKPPNYKRISDDDLYRHSSQYRMWSYTKDQLQEKRVDTNARAIAYIEENLLKFREAHNLTEEEIKVLEAKAIPLTMEEELDLVNFYAKKVQVIAQHLNLPTEVVATAISFFRRFFLENSVMQIDPKSIVHTTIFLACKSENYFISVDSFAQKAKSTRDSVLKFEFKLLESLKFSLLNHHPYKPLHGFFLDIQNVLYGKVDLNYMGQIYDRCKKRITAALLTDVVYFYTPPQITLATLLIEDEALVTRYLETKFPSREGSQESVPGNEKEEPQNDASTTEKNKEKSTESEEYSIDSAKLLTIIRECKSIIEDCKPPSTEEAKKIAAKNYYCQNPSTLIQKLKRKLNGEDTSSTVEKKQKT, encoded by the coding sequence ATGACGGATATTCAACTAAATGGAAAGAGTACATTAGATACTCCTTCTGCTACCATGtcagcaaaagaaaaagaggcaAAATTAAAATCGGCTGATGAGAATAACAAGCCACCGAACTACAAAAGAATTTCTGACGATGATTTATATAGGCACTCTTCTCAGTATAGAATGTGGTCATACACTAAAGATCAACTTCAGGAGAAAAGGGTAGATACCAATGCCCGAGCGATTGCTTACATTGAGgaaaatttattaaaatttAGAGAAGCACACAATTtaacagaagaagaaataaaagtaCTAGAAGCAAAGGCTATCCCTTTGAcaatggaagaagaactcGATTTGGTGAATTTCTACgcaaaaaaagttcagGTAATAGCACAGCATCTAAATTTGCCAACCGAAGTAGTGGCCACTGCGATATCCTTTTTTAGGCGTTTTTTCTTAGAAAATTCTGTTATGCAAATAGATCCTAAAAGTATTGTACATACTACTATCTTTCTAGCCTGCAAATCGGAGAACTATTTTATTAGCGTGGACTCGTTTGCTCAAAAGGCCAAATCTACTAGAGATAGTGTTCTCAAATTCGAGTTTAAGTTGTTAGaatcattgaaattttcactGTTGAACCATCATCCTTACAAACCGCTTCATGGGTTTTTCTTAGATATCCAGAACGTCCTTTATGGTAAGGTTGATTTAAATTACATGGGCCAAATATACGATAGGTGTAAGAAGAGAATAACTGCCGCATTATTAACCGATGTCGTATATTTCTACACTCCACCCCAAATAACACTAGCAACATTATTGATTGAGGATGAAGCCTTGGTCACAAGGTATttagaaacaaaatttcCCAGCAGAGAAGGTAGCCAGGAATCAGTACCGggaaacgaaaaagaagaaccaCAAAATGATGCCAGTACAACTgagaaaaacaaagagaagTCCACAGAGAGCGAAGAATATTCGATAGACTCCGCGAAGTTACTAACCATAATACGCGAGTGTAAAAGTATTATTGAAGATTGTAAACCTCCGAGTACTGAAGAGGCCAAGAAAATTGCGGCAAAAAACTATTATTGTCAAAATCCATCAACACTGATtcagaaattaaaaagGAAGTTGAATGGAGAAGATACTTCGTCCACCGTTgagaaaaagcaaaaaacaTGA